A region from the Candidatus Electrothrix scaldis genome encodes:
- a CDS encoding Glu/Leu/Phe/Val dehydrogenase dimerization domain-containing protein: MRKDSDLIVEYTDPLEGFKGWLVIDSMTHKLAAGGLRVQKGLTCECVQRLAATMTLKMRIAGIRADGAKSGIDYDPASPGKQEALYRFIRAIKPYMEERYSMGPDLNTTMPELDAVCQRLGFSSIKNAVARNQQLDDAAFAQRTALLAAPLGPATLGRLRSGAGVAASCLATLEFLGIPSEKATVAIQGFGGLAAGAAYFLHKAGVRIVGLADRDKSLYSINGTRLDIPALLASQEGGEKGIIPVAENPKFAYADNKKIYDLSCDIFVPAAIEKAVDKGVAEHIKTKAIASGANLAVTEEAEQILHQRAIPVIPDMVAGCGGSLSMEGLYGPETPPTPEDVINHVDRKTRKIVKAMLQRSQQDNISPREAALRLCAEAPLYPDSKPYVPLAE, from the coding sequence ATGAGAAAAGACTCGGATCTTATTGTCGAATATACAGATCCGCTTGAGGGATTTAAGGGATGGCTGGTCATTGATTCGATGACCCATAAACTGGCAGCCGGAGGGCTTCGGGTGCAGAAGGGACTGACCTGCGAATGCGTCCAGCGTCTTGCAGCCACCATGACCCTGAAGATGCGCATTGCCGGTATCCGGGCTGATGGTGCTAAAAGCGGCATTGATTATGACCCGGCCAGTCCGGGCAAGCAGGAGGCCCTGTATCGTTTTATCCGCGCTATCAAACCCTATATGGAAGAGCGCTATTCTATGGGGCCGGACCTGAATACCACCATGCCTGAACTGGATGCTGTGTGTCAGCGCCTCGGTTTTTCCTCCATCAAGAACGCTGTGGCCAGGAATCAGCAGCTGGATGACGCGGCCTTTGCCCAACGAACAGCCTTGCTTGCCGCGCCTCTCGGCCCTGCAACCCTTGGTAGGTTGCGGTCTGGTGCCGGTGTCGCTGCATCCTGCCTGGCAACCCTGGAATTCCTGGGGATTCCCTCGGAAAAGGCAACCGTGGCTATCCAAGGCTTTGGTGGTTTGGCAGCTGGCGCTGCCTATTTTTTGCATAAGGCCGGAGTACGTATTGTCGGTCTGGCAGATCGGGACAAGAGCCTGTATAGCATCAACGGCACCCGGCTGGATATCCCTGCCTTGCTCGCCTCCCAGGAGGGAGGGGAGAAGGGGATTATCCCTGTGGCTGAAAATCCCAAGTTCGCATATGCTGACAATAAAAAGATCTATGATCTTTCCTGCGATATTTTTGTCCCGGCTGCTATTGAAAAGGCGGTTGACAAAGGGGTAGCAGAGCATATCAAAACAAAGGCCATTGCCAGTGGTGCCAATCTGGCTGTGACAGAAGAGGCTGAGCAGATTCTTCATCAGCGTGCTATTCCGGTTATCCCGGATATGGTTGCGGGCTGTGGTGGTTCCCTGTCTATGGAAGGCTTGTATGGCCCAGAGACCCCTCCTACGCCTGAAGATGTCATAAACCATGTTGACCGGAAGACACGAAAGATTGTTAAGGCCATGCTGCAACGCAGTCAGCAGGATAATATCTCTCCGCGAGAAGCTGCCTTGCGCCTTTGTGCCGAGGCTCCGTTGTATCCCGACTCCAAACCCTATGTGCCGCTGGCCGAGTAG
- a CDS encoding tetratricopeptide repeat protein has translation MFDRNEHHTTELHLKHSGFGDNVGRDKVVHQHLYGSVDYQRLTADIAETEEDLREIPADNIPRRLKKGEKLAALRKQLEDFKADVFRLHELFTRIPINTERLRKAKEHFDKGEFREADALLKAEDIQQDVEQCKARRAAAMETVAAMDQDLAYLANEFLVKARLSLVMPVGEGEERFKQTVGYFEQALAAARTTDILFEYAVFLYEHNAFSKAEVLCQESLEVYRREDEADATTFLSGVAMALNNLAALHQRTQKYGPALKEYKEALKIFRFLVEVEPKKFQSGLALILNNLGELHRVTDNFNLSEGELDEALQLRRIFARENLKEFGSDVAQTLNNLALLHADTQNYDSAQREYKEALELSRSLARIDSNTFIPDVAMILNNLALLYADTQDYSSAMQKYEEALEIRYSLAKVEPKAYLPDVAITLNNLAILYYEIKEYNLALENYKAALQIFRILALDEPKVFLPNVAMALNNLALLHGEAQDIDLALEEFEEALRLYRCLIARKPKTFVRGFVETLLNLSIFYLEVGLDEAKSVEYAQEVQETLRPIIRQVPNLQGYLDAAERLLETIRSTPRNSSTSV, from the coding sequence ATGTTTGATCGGAACGAGCATCATACGACTGAGTTGCACCTGAAACACAGTGGTTTTGGCGATAATGTGGGGCGTGACAAGGTTGTCCATCAGCATCTCTATGGTTCTGTGGATTATCAGAGACTCACAGCAGATATTGCTGAAACGGAAGAAGACCTGCGGGAAATTCCGGCAGACAATATACCAAGGCGGCTAAAGAAAGGAGAAAAACTTGCCGCCCTTCGTAAACAGTTAGAGGACTTTAAAGCGGATGTATTTCGCCTCCATGAGCTGTTCACCCGGATTCCCATCAACACGGAGCGGCTGCGCAAGGCCAAGGAGCATTTTGATAAGGGCGAGTTTCGCGAAGCTGACGCTCTGCTCAAGGCAGAGGATATCCAGCAAGACGTTGAGCAGTGCAAAGCAAGGCGTGCAGCCGCAATGGAGACCGTAGCTGCAATGGACCAAGACTTAGCGTACTTAGCAAACGAGTTCTTGGTTAAGGCCCGGCTTTCCTTAGTCATGCCGGTGGGGGAGGGTGAGGAAAGGTTCAAGCAGACAGTGGGGTATTTTGAACAGGCTCTTGCGGCGGCTCGGACAACTGACATACTCTTTGAGTACGCAGTCTTTCTCTATGAACACAATGCATTCAGCAAGGCAGAGGTGTTGTGTCAAGAATCTTTGGAGGTGTATCGTAGAGAGGACGAGGCAGATGCTACGACCTTTCTCTCTGGCGTGGCAATGGCCCTGAATAATTTGGCTGCCCTCCATCAGAGGACTCAAAAATATGGTCCGGCACTGAAGGAATATAAGGAGGCTTTAAAAATCTTTCGCTTTCTTGTTGAAGTCGAACCTAAAAAATTCCAATCTGGGCTTGCTCTTATTTTAAATAATCTTGGAGAGCTGCATCGGGTAACAGATAACTTTAATTTATCCGAGGGGGAATTGGATGAGGCTCTGCAGCTCAGGCGTATTTTCGCTAGAGAAAACCTCAAAGAATTTGGCTCAGATGTGGCCCAGACTCTAAACAATCTGGCCCTCCTTCATGCTGATACGCAGAACTACGATTCTGCCCAGAGGGAATACAAGGAAGCTCTAGAGCTTAGTCGTAGCCTTGCCAGAATCGATTCTAATACCTTTATCCCAGACGTTGCTATGATCCTGAATAACTTAGCCCTTCTTTATGCTGATACACAGGACTACAGCTCAGCCATGCAGAAGTACGAGGAAGCGCTAGAGATAAGATACTCTCTTGCTAAGGTTGAGCCAAAAGCCTATCTTCCTGACGTTGCCATCACTCTAAATAATTTAGCTATTTTGTATTATGAAATCAAAGAGTACAATCTTGCTCTAGAAAACTATAAGGCAGCCTTGCAAATATTTCGTATCCTTGCTCTGGACGAACCAAAAGTCTTTCTCCCTAATGTTGCTATGGCTCTAAATAATCTTGCTCTTTTGCATGGCGAAGCCCAAGACATTGATTTAGCTTTGGAGGAGTTTGAGGAGGCTTTGAGGTTATATCGCTGCCTTATTGCAAGGAAACCTAAAACTTTCGTTCGAGGTTTCGTGGAGACTTTACTGAATCTGAGCATCTTTTATCTTGAGGTCGGGCTGGACGAGGCTAAATCAGTCGAATATGCGCAGGAGGTGCAGGAAACACTCAGGCCGATTATAAGGCAGGTTCCTAATCTGCAAGGATATCTTGATGCAGCCGAGCGGCTGCTGGAGACAATAAGGTCAACTCCAAGGAATAGCTCTACATCAGTCTGA
- a CDS encoding adenylosuccinate lyase family protein: MPVHPFDFQINPHVFSTPELETLFDEQAVLQRWLDFEAALAGAQGKLGIIPEEATVEIQAKARLEQIDLESVREGYGKSRNSVVPLLGGLRRACRDGYGEYVHYGATTQDVLDTGQILSLKQVLNILHRDLLALEEICLQLAEKHRATPMVARTHGQQALPTTFGLKVAGWLTEIRRHIQRITHLQNTVCVGQLSGAVGTYAALGAQGLAVADETMQLLGLEHDPLSWHTSRDRIAELASDFALLVMTLAKIANEIFQLQKTEIDELREPSLSGALSSSTMPHKQNPVICQRVNALAKHVRALAGTVMESTQHEHERDPRCLWAEWLAIPQLCVYTGTALQSMLGVFGGLTVRTEQMLTNLHERRDLISTEWLLFQLSKEMGKNKALEKLHRLAGLATENGTSLKEVVLADDEIGPLFTAEGLAPLDQPEQYVGHAIEIVGKTIAAIRQQREKG, from the coding sequence ATGCCCGTCCATCCTTTTGATTTTCAGATAAATCCTCATGTTTTCAGCACCCCGGAGCTGGAGACCCTTTTTGACGAACAGGCCGTGCTGCAACGCTGGCTTGATTTTGAGGCTGCCCTGGCAGGTGCTCAGGGCAAGCTCGGCATTATTCCTGAAGAGGCTACGGTTGAGATCCAGGCAAAGGCAAGGCTGGAACAGATTGATCTGGAGAGCGTCCGTGAGGGATATGGTAAGAGCCGCAATTCTGTGGTTCCGCTTTTGGGAGGGCTTCGCCGGGCCTGCCGGGACGGATATGGGGAATATGTTCATTACGGCGCAACAACTCAGGATGTCCTGGATACCGGCCAGATCCTCTCGCTTAAGCAGGTCTTGAATATCCTGCATCGGGACCTTCTGGCGTTGGAGGAAATTTGCTTACAGCTGGCTGAGAAGCACCGCGCAACGCCTATGGTTGCCAGAACCCACGGTCAACAGGCCTTACCCACCACCTTTGGCCTGAAGGTCGCAGGTTGGTTGACAGAAATACGTCGCCATATCCAACGCATCACGCATCTGCAAAACACGGTTTGTGTTGGTCAGCTCAGTGGTGCTGTGGGGACCTATGCGGCCTTGGGCGCTCAGGGGCTTGCGGTTGCGGATGAGACCATGCAGCTGCTCGGTCTGGAGCATGATCCCCTTTCCTGGCATACCAGCCGTGATCGGATTGCTGAGTTGGCTTCGGATTTCGCACTGTTGGTTATGACCTTGGCCAAGATTGCCAATGAGATTTTTCAGCTCCAGAAAACAGAGATAGACGAGCTCCGTGAGCCCTCGTTGTCTGGAGCATTGTCCAGCAGCACTATGCCTCACAAGCAGAACCCGGTTATCTGTCAGCGGGTGAATGCCCTGGCAAAGCATGTTCGAGCCTTGGCTGGGACGGTCATGGAAAGTACGCAGCATGAGCATGAGCGAGATCCCCGTTGTCTTTGGGCCGAGTGGTTAGCTATTCCCCAGCTCTGTGTCTATACCGGGACAGCCCTGCAATCTATGCTTGGAGTCTTTGGTGGTCTCACCGTGCGAACAGAGCAGATGCTGACCAATCTGCATGAACGAAGGGATTTGATCTCTACTGAATGGTTGCTTTTTCAACTGAGCAAGGAAATGGGGAAGAATAAGGCACTGGAGAAATTGCACCGTTTAGCAGGCCTTGCCACAGAGAATGGGACCAGCCTGAAAGAGGTTGTTCTGGCTGATGATGAAATAGGGCCGCTGTTTACGGCAGAAGGTCTTGCTCCCCTTGATCAACCAGAGCAATATGTTGGGCATGCCATAGAAATTGTGGGGAAAACAATTGCGGCTATTCGTCAGCAGAGAGAGAAAGGCTAA
- a CDS encoding 4Fe-4S binding protein, with protein sequence MEETRTMRNVKIDMEKCTNCRECIEVCPEEVFQLQNGVPVHVHKEKCIECDLCINICPEDAISVIGSS encoded by the coding sequence ATGGAGGAGACCCGAACAATGCGAAACGTAAAAATCGATATGGAAAAATGCACAAATTGCCGAGAGTGCATCGAGGTTTGCCCTGAAGAAGTCTTTCAATTACAGAATGGTGTCCCTGTCCATGTTCACAAAGAGAAATGTATTGAATGCGATCTTTGTATCAATATTTGCCCGGAAGATGCTATCAGCGTTATAGGATCTTCCTAA
- a CDS encoding type II toxin-antitoxin system VapC family toxin, with translation MKLLLDTHIFLWLNSEPEKIPPATYDVCSDSGNQLYLSHVSPWEIQIKQQLGKLRLGAALSDLIETQVRENGLNMLSIELPHIYALQHLPYHHNDPFDRLLIAQAMSESMVLVSVDQKISLYEVETLSD, from the coding sequence ATGAAACTTCTTCTGGATACGCATATTTTTCTATGGCTTAATTCAGAGCCTGAGAAGATACCTCCAGCTACTTACGATGTCTGCTCTGATTCTGGAAACCAGCTGTACTTGAGCCATGTGTCTCCCTGGGAAATCCAGATCAAGCAGCAGCTCGGCAAACTTCGGCTCGGAGCGGCGTTATCAGACTTGATAGAAACGCAAGTCAGAGAGAACGGCCTGAACATGCTTTCTATCGAACTGCCCCATATCTACGCCCTCCAGCACTTGCCATACCACCATAACGACCCGTTCGATCGCTTACTTATTGCACAGGCCATGAGCGAGTCAATGGTGTTGGTTAGTGTTGATCAAAAAATCAGTCTCTATGAAGTGGAAACGCTTTCAGACTGA
- the der gene encoding ribosome biogenesis GTPase Der, which yields MKSNAYPLVALIGRPNVGKSTLFNRITRRRDAIVDPTPGVTRDRHYAQASWEECAFMLVDTGGIEEADGPDSDQFSDHIRTQALQAIEEADLILLLLDGRQGVLPGDHEIVEILRRTDKEVFFIVNKIDAPEVETELLTPFWELGVPELWALSGDHGYGFRTLMDALVNKLGKTEAPAELPEGTIRLAFLGRPNVGKSSMVNAIMGQERMVVSDISGTTRDSVDTLLSRDQYNYLLIDTAGIRRKGKTKDKLEKFSILKALKALGRCDIAVVVIDADEGITEQDTKVIGYTQDHGRALMILINKWDLIKDDRKKQNWLLEEVRLATNFIPFAPVFRVSAKTGYGVKRIFPEIGKVHRQFHQRFSTSALNRLLESATQHHEPPMYRGRRLKLYYTAQIDTAPPSFVVIANYPKEIHFSYQRYLKNQFREGLGLDRVPVRLIFKERSGRTKR from the coding sequence GTGAAGAGCAACGCCTATCCTCTGGTCGCCCTAATCGGACGACCCAACGTGGGGAAATCCACCCTGTTTAACCGTATCACTCGACGGCGCGACGCCATTGTCGACCCCACACCGGGAGTCACCCGGGACCGTCATTATGCCCAGGCCAGCTGGGAGGAGTGTGCCTTCATGTTGGTGGATACCGGCGGTATTGAGGAGGCCGATGGACCGGACAGCGATCAGTTCAGTGATCATATCCGCACTCAGGCCTTGCAGGCCATTGAAGAGGCAGATCTTATTCTCCTGCTTCTCGATGGACGCCAGGGTGTATTGCCGGGTGACCATGAGATCGTAGAAATCCTCCGGCGCACTGATAAAGAAGTTTTCTTTATCGTGAATAAGATTGATGCCCCGGAAGTAGAAACCGAATTGCTGACCCCATTCTGGGAACTCGGCGTACCCGAGCTCTGGGCCCTGTCCGGGGATCATGGGTACGGCTTTCGTACCCTGATGGATGCCTTGGTCAATAAACTGGGAAAAACAGAGGCCCCGGCGGAACTGCCCGAAGGAACGATCCGTCTTGCCTTCCTGGGACGCCCCAATGTGGGCAAATCCTCTATGGTCAACGCCATCATGGGGCAGGAGCGGATGGTTGTTTCTGATATCTCCGGCACCACCCGTGACTCGGTGGACACCCTGCTCAGCCGGGACCAATATAATTACCTGCTCATTGATACGGCGGGTATCCGGCGCAAAGGTAAGACCAAGGATAAGCTGGAGAAGTTTTCCATCCTCAAGGCGCTCAAGGCCTTGGGCCGTTGTGATATCGCAGTGGTAGTCATTGATGCCGATGAGGGGATTACAGAGCAGGACACCAAGGTCATCGGGTATACCCAGGATCATGGCCGGGCCCTGATGATCCTTATTAATAAATGGGATCTGATCAAGGACGATAGAAAGAAGCAGAATTGGTTGTTAGAGGAAGTTCGTCTGGCTACCAACTTTATTCCTTTTGCTCCGGTTTTCAGGGTGTCGGCCAAGACTGGCTATGGGGTTAAAAGGATCTTTCCAGAGATCGGTAAGGTGCATCGGCAATTCCACCAGCGTTTTTCCACCTCAGCCCTGAACCGGCTCCTGGAATCGGCAACTCAACATCACGAGCCTCCTATGTATCGGGGGCGAAGGCTGAAGCTGTACTACACCGCCCAAATCGATACGGCGCCCCCATCTTTTGTGGTGATTGCCAATTATCCCAAGGAAATCCATTTTTCCTATCAACGTTACCTGAAGAACCAGTTTCGGGAAGGCCTGGGCCTGGATCGGGTACCGGTACGTCTCATCTTTAAGGAGCGGAGCGGACGAACAAAGCGTTAA
- a CDS encoding metal-dependent transcriptional regulator, translated as MPSENKLTASQEDYLEAIYNIVADKMAARAKDIAEYLAVRASSVTGALRTLSAMGLVNYAPYDLITLTEKGHTAAEEIVRRHKALENFLVNVLGVDAREADEAACKMEHSVPKAIVERLVKYAEYVDKCPKGGISWESGFGYYCKHGCTEEDCKKCHCKEA; from the coding sequence ATGCCCTCAGAGAACAAACTCACCGCCAGCCAGGAAGACTATTTAGAGGCAATCTATAATATAGTTGCCGATAAGATGGCAGCTCGCGCCAAGGATATTGCCGAATACCTTGCTGTGCGGGCATCCTCTGTGACGGGTGCTCTGCGTACCTTGAGCGCAATGGGCTTGGTCAACTATGCTCCCTATGATTTGATTACCCTTACCGAAAAAGGGCATACTGCTGCCGAGGAGATTGTCCGTCGCCATAAGGCGCTGGAGAATTTTCTGGTCAATGTGCTGGGGGTTGATGCCAGGGAGGCCGATGAGGCTGCCTGTAAGATGGAACACTCGGTGCCCAAGGCTATTGTAGAGCGGCTCGTGAAGTATGCTGAGTATGTAGATAAATGCCCCAAAGGTGGTATCAGCTGGGAATCCGGATTTGGTTATTATTGCAAGCATGGTTGCACCGAAGAGGATTGCAAAAAGTGTCACTGTAAAGAGGCGTAG
- a CDS encoding ElyC/SanA/YdcF family protein, whose protein sequence is MAYIILLLALAAIIIPNLLISSYGRYSYDSLEETPKVYCAILLGTSKYLPGGRRNLYYKYRIEAAKRLYDSGGCEKIIVSGDNETMQYNEPQRMRKDLIEAGVSSEDIICDYAGFRTLDSIVRFKKVFGRQRGVVISQQFHNERAIYIARAYGVELYGYNALDVGLRSGFKVRMREVFSRVMCVLDVELLHTGPRFLGKKIEV, encoded by the coding sequence ATGGCTTACATAATCCTGCTTCTGGCACTTGCCGCCATTATTATTCCCAATCTGCTGATAAGCAGTTACGGGAGGTACAGCTATGACAGTCTGGAAGAGACCCCGAAGGTCTACTGTGCCATCCTGCTGGGGACTTCCAAATATTTACCTGGAGGACGGAGAAACCTGTACTATAAGTACAGGATAGAGGCCGCCAAAAGGCTGTACGATAGTGGTGGCTGCGAGAAAATTATCGTTTCTGGCGATAACGAGACTATGCAGTATAATGAGCCCCAAAGGATGCGCAAAGACCTGATTGAGGCCGGTGTGTCCAGCGAGGATATCATCTGCGATTATGCGGGCTTCCGGACCCTGGACTCAATCGTCCGCTTTAAAAAGGTTTTTGGCAGGCAGCGGGGTGTGGTTATCTCCCAGCAGTTTCATAATGAGCGGGCCATCTATATAGCTAGGGCCTACGGGGTCGAGCTGTATGGCTATAATGCTTTGGATGTAGGGCTTCGCAGCGGCTTCAAAGTGCGGATGCGTGAGGTGTTCTCCCGGGTTATGTGTGTGCTGGATGTGGAGCTTCTGCACACCGGGCCAAGGTTCTTGGGAAAAAAGATTGAGGTTTGA
- the feoB gene encoding ferrous iron transport protein B, whose protein sequence is MADALHIALAGNPNAGKTTLFNFLTGARQHVGNYPGVTVEKKEGKYSHEGKTIRIVDLPGTYSLTAYSVEELVARDYLVNEQPDVVVNVVDASNLERNLYLSCQFLELGVPLVIVLNMIDVAEKRGIRIDTEKLSELTGVPVVPLVARNGKGVPELLQTVQTVSQAGPVPRTLIRYGADIDEAIRGLVPIIEEHELLTATYPASWTALKVLENDEQIVAKIMLADMNVGQQVIDRSEALARHLQDTIEAYPETVIADHRYGFIRSILRQGKVTRVTEQDRLYASDQIDKVVTNRVAGPLLMAAVLFGLYSFTFNWSGLLVDWFAMFFEMLGNLTETMLPDGPVKSMIISGVIDGVGGVLGFVPIIMFMFLGIAVLEDSGYLARVAFMMDRIFHFFGLHGSSVMPFIISGGIAGGCAVPGVLAARTLRSPKERMATLLTVPFMNCGAKLPVLTLIIAAFFPAHQARYMFLATLVSWLVALMAAKFLRMTLLRGESTPFVMELPPYRLPTAKGLLIHTWERTWQYMKKAGTVILGISILLWAMMTYPGLPEDKLAEFEIMRQQAVSSGAEEDALLRIDSLEAEEGLRHSLAGRIGMALEPVTHFAGFDWRTNIALVGGFAAKEVIVSTLGTAYSLGEVDPENTTSLKDRLARDRHWNPVAALAFLFFIMFYSPCFVTVVAIAKEAGSWKWAFFSMGFNTIFAFSMAVGIFQLGSLLGLG, encoded by the coding sequence ATGGCTGATGCTCTCCATATAGCCCTTGCCGGTAATCCCAATGCAGGCAAAACCACCCTTTTTAACTTTCTTACAGGCGCACGTCAGCATGTAGGGAATTATCCCGGTGTAACTGTTGAGAAGAAAGAGGGAAAATACTCCCATGAAGGTAAGACAATCCGGATTGTGGACCTGCCCGGAACCTACTCCCTGACCGCCTATTCTGTCGAAGAGCTGGTGGCCCGTGATTATTTGGTCAATGAACAGCCCGATGTGGTGGTCAATGTTGTTGATGCCTCGAACCTGGAGCGTAATCTTTATCTGAGCTGCCAGTTTCTTGAGCTGGGCGTCCCTCTGGTGATCGTCCTGAACATGATTGATGTGGCGGAGAAACGCGGCATCCGTATTGACACGGAAAAACTCAGCGAGCTCACCGGTGTCCCGGTTGTCCCTCTTGTTGCCCGCAACGGAAAAGGTGTGCCTGAGCTGTTGCAGACCGTACAAACTGTCAGTCAGGCCGGGCCCGTGCCCCGTACTCTGATTCGCTATGGAGCAGATATTGATGAGGCGATCAGAGGCTTAGTCCCGATAATAGAAGAGCATGAGCTTTTGACAGCAACCTATCCCGCCTCATGGACCGCCTTAAAGGTCTTGGAAAATGACGAGCAGATTGTGGCCAAAATCATGCTGGCAGATATGAACGTTGGACAGCAGGTCATTGATCGGAGTGAGGCCTTGGCCCGCCATCTCCAGGATACCATTGAGGCCTACCCTGAAACGGTTATTGCCGATCATCGTTACGGCTTTATCCGTTCCATTCTCCGCCAAGGTAAGGTCACCCGCGTAACAGAGCAGGACCGTCTCTATGCCTCGGATCAGATAGACAAGGTGGTGACCAATAGGGTGGCTGGTCCTCTGCTGATGGCAGCAGTCCTCTTTGGTCTGTACAGCTTTACCTTTAATTGGTCCGGTTTGCTTGTGGACTGGTTTGCGATGTTTTTTGAGATGCTGGGTAATCTGACCGAAACCATGCTGCCCGATGGTCCGGTGAAGTCCATGATTATCTCCGGGGTGATTGATGGGGTAGGTGGTGTACTTGGTTTTGTGCCGATTATTATGTTCATGTTTTTGGGTATAGCCGTTCTGGAAGACTCTGGTTATCTGGCCCGGGTTGCCTTTATGATGGATCGGATCTTTCATTTTTTCGGCCTGCACGGATCCTCTGTTATGCCCTTTATTATTTCTGGGGGCATTGCAGGTGGCTGTGCCGTGCCCGGTGTCCTGGCAGCCCGGACCTTACGCTCGCCCAAGGAGCGGATGGCCACTCTACTGACCGTTCCCTTTATGAATTGCGGTGCCAAACTGCCGGTTCTGACCCTTATTATTGCAGCCTTCTTTCCTGCTCATCAGGCCAGATACATGTTTCTGGCAACCCTTGTTTCCTGGTTAGTGGCCCTTATGGCGGCGAAGTTCCTTCGCATGACGCTCTTGCGAGGAGAATCTACCCCTTTTGTTATGGAGCTCCCTCCTTACCGCCTCCCCACGGCAAAGGGGCTACTCATTCATACCTGGGAGAGAACCTGGCAGTATATGAAGAAAGCAGGCACGGTGATCCTCGGTATTTCTATTTTGCTCTGGGCGATGATGACCTATCCGGGGTTGCCGGAAGATAAGCTTGCCGAGTTTGAAATCATGCGTCAGCAGGCTGTTTCTTCCGGTGCCGAGGAGGACGCCTTGCTGCGGATTGACAGCTTGGAGGCTGAGGAAGGTTTACGTCATTCCCTAGCGGGCCGTATAGGTATGGCTTTAGAACCTGTTACCCATTTTGCTGGCTTTGACTGGAGGACTAATATCGCCCTGGTGGGCGGATTCGCTGCCAAGGAGGTGATTGTCTCCACTCTGGGGACGGCCTACTCACTGGGTGAGGTGGACCCGGAAAACACCACCTCTTTAAAGGACCGACTGGCCAGGGATAGACATTGGAATCCCGTTGCTGCCTTGGCTTTCCTCTTTTTTATCATGTTTTATTCGCCCTGTTTTGTTACAGTAGTTGCTATCGCGAAGGAGGCCGGTTCGTGGAAATGGGCGTTTTTCTCTATGGGATTTAACACCATTTTTGCGTTTAGTATGGCGGTAGGTATTTTTCAGCTGGGGAGCTTGCTCGGGCTGGGATAA